A section of the Ciceribacter thiooxidans genome encodes:
- a CDS encoding NAD-glutamate dehydrogenase encodes MVASRKSKRDHNWDLTRQQLGELGKHFIDPDILFGRASADDLALYTPQMLASSAVRAADDVAAWDGQEPKITIQPVPGVEHFGTPASVLSIVDRNKPFLYDSVMGEVTSLHRDIFLAIHPILVTGPDRTIELFRPDKPTDPAHRVSYIQLHLAPLTNEQADALKKRLAFVLEQVRMASSDWQAMLAILETSMEEVRQVAPGRRQAERDEALAFLDWLRNDNFTFLGMREYVYTGDGPDAKLERGKGRGLGILADPEVLVLRHGKQAVTTTPEILEFLQGPDFLIVTKANVKSVVHRRAYMDYVGVKRFDASGKVVGELRIVGLFTATAYTRSVSQIPLLRAKVEKVVEYFGFDPQSHSGRMLQNTLESYPRDDLFQIDAELLARFCEQINDLSERPRVRVLPRIDHFDRFVSLIVYVPREDYNSLVREKIGNYFKDAYQGHVSAYYPAFPEGGVARVHIIIGRNEGKTPRIPQARLEEEVRAITARWADRFAVLAGSSAPALTVTQAYQEAFTPEEAVADLRHINACLEGQPVSIGFHTQASEKGSLLYLKIFHAGEHLPLSRRVPLLENLGFSVISERTFDIHVSAAESRNLVVLHDMELEVRGGGAFDIDRDGKLLEDAFVSAFTGTIGNDNFNRLVMTAGLTAREVTVLRAYAAYLRQCGIVYSQNHIAETLNKYPQIAASIFRLFRDIFNPALSEKSRQRKVNDSRQELLDALVAVPSIDEDRILRRYLNAVDATLRTNFFQKTLHGEPRAMLAFKFDPQRLEGLPEPRPFREIFVYGVEVEGVHLRFGKVARGGLRWSDRAQDYRTEVLGLVKAQQVKNAVIVPVGAKGGFFPKQLPASGSRDEYLNAGKEAYKTYVTTLLSITDNIQGGQIVPPDDTVRLDDDDPYFVVAADKGTATFSDTANALARAAGFWLDDAFASGGSAGYDHKKMGITARGAWEAVKRHFHEMNLDIQTTPFTVAGVGDMSGDVFGNGMLLSEKIRLVAAFDHRDIFIDPNPDTDLSFAERKRLFALPRSSWQDYDRKALSKGAMIISRTVKSVDLTAEAAEVIGLEKTTATPFEIMTAILKAPVDLLWFGGIGTYIKAAGETDAEVGDRTNDAIRVNGNEVRARVIGEGANLGVTQRGRISYALSGGRLNSDAIDNSAGVNSSDVEVNIKIALAPAVAEDRLTMAKRDKLLAEMTDEVASLVLRNNYLQPLAISLTERKGVRNREELSRLMASLEAAGRLNRKVETLPDDNALAERYAEGKALTRPEIGVLLSYAKIVLFDSLVASELPDDPYCATTLFNYFPAKMRKTFAAEIAGHRLHREIIATVLANHVINRGGPGFVVTTADATGVLPADVVKAALLVRDGLDLTDLWARIDALDAKVPGELQNRLYAAVEDVYTGVSRLLVETGLSAGTITEALARLKSSVKSLKQSFGTALPEDLRQRLDKEVAELVQAGAPEDIAGDVVRLSVLLLVPEVMQIAGRTGATIARTVSSYFAASAAFSIERVLAAANRVATTDHYESLSLTRSIHQIGAARRDIVAEALSRYAKERDPIAAWRQADQQRIDRLVTELVAITESGDPSLSKIAVAAGLLTDLAHGKTR; translated from the coding sequence ATGGTCGCAAGCAGGAAATCCAAGCGAGATCACAATTGGGATCTGACCCGCCAACAGCTTGGGGAACTGGGGAAGCATTTCATCGATCCCGATATTCTGTTTGGCCGGGCGAGCGCCGACGATCTCGCTCTCTACACGCCTCAGATGCTTGCTTCTTCGGCTGTACGAGCGGCAGACGATGTCGCAGCCTGGGACGGGCAGGAACCGAAGATCACGATCCAGCCTGTCCCCGGCGTTGAGCACTTCGGTACACCGGCGAGCGTGCTCTCGATCGTCGATCGGAACAAACCCTTCCTCTACGATTCTGTGATGGGCGAGGTTACCAGCCTGCATCGCGACATCTTCCTCGCAATTCACCCGATTCTGGTGACGGGGCCGGACAGGACCATCGAGCTCTTCCGGCCAGACAAGCCGACCGATCCAGCGCATCGCGTCAGCTACATTCAACTCCATCTTGCACCGCTCACGAACGAACAGGCCGACGCGCTGAAAAAGCGCCTCGCTTTCGTCCTCGAACAGGTCCGAATGGCTTCCAGTGACTGGCAGGCAATGCTTGCGATCCTGGAGACCTCAATGGAAGAAGTGAGGCAGGTCGCGCCGGGCCGTCGGCAAGCAGAGCGCGACGAAGCGCTGGCCTTTCTCGATTGGCTCAGGAATGACAATTTTACCTTCCTCGGGATGCGCGAATACGTGTACACGGGCGACGGTCCTGACGCCAAACTGGAGCGTGGCAAGGGGCGCGGTCTCGGCATCCTCGCGGATCCGGAGGTTCTCGTTCTCCGTCACGGCAAGCAAGCTGTCACGACGACACCCGAGATCCTCGAATTTCTACAGGGCCCGGATTTTCTCATCGTCACAAAGGCGAATGTGAAGTCTGTTGTGCACCGGCGGGCGTACATGGACTATGTCGGCGTGAAGCGTTTCGACGCGTCCGGAAAAGTGGTGGGGGAGCTTCGCATCGTCGGCCTCTTCACCGCCACCGCCTATACCCGCTCGGTAAGCCAGATTCCGTTGCTGCGAGCCAAGGTCGAGAAAGTGGTCGAATACTTCGGATTTGACCCGCAAAGCCATTCCGGCCGCATGTTGCAGAACACGCTCGAGTCCTATCCCCGCGACGACCTTTTCCAGATCGACGCAGAGTTGCTCGCCCGCTTCTGCGAACAAATCAACGATCTTTCGGAGCGCCCGAGAGTCCGCGTCCTGCCGCGCATCGACCATTTCGATCGGTTCGTCTCCCTCATCGTCTACGTTCCTCGAGAGGACTACAATTCTCTCGTACGCGAAAAGATCGGAAACTACTTCAAGGACGCCTATCAGGGCCATGTCTCGGCCTACTATCCGGCCTTCCCGGAAGGTGGGGTCGCGCGCGTCCATATCATCATCGGCCGCAACGAAGGCAAAACGCCCCGTATACCGCAAGCACGGCTTGAGGAAGAGGTCCGCGCGATCACCGCGCGCTGGGCGGATCGCTTTGCGGTCCTCGCGGGATCGAGCGCTCCGGCGCTTACCGTCACCCAAGCGTATCAGGAGGCCTTTACTCCCGAAGAAGCGGTGGCTGATCTGCGGCACATCAACGCCTGCCTCGAGGGCCAGCCTGTCAGTATCGGCTTCCATACCCAAGCGTCGGAGAAAGGAAGCCTCCTCTATCTCAAGATTTTTCATGCCGGAGAACATCTGCCGCTGTCGCGGCGCGTACCACTTCTCGAGAACCTAGGCTTCAGTGTCATCAGTGAACGTACCTTCGACATCCATGTCTCAGCGGCGGAGAGTCGTAACCTCGTCGTATTGCACGACATGGAGCTGGAAGTCCGGGGCGGCGGAGCATTCGACATCGATCGTGATGGAAAACTGCTGGAGGACGCGTTCGTCAGTGCCTTCACCGGCACCATCGGCAACGATAACTTCAACCGTCTGGTCATGACCGCGGGGCTGACTGCCCGAGAGGTCACGGTCCTACGCGCCTATGCAGCGTATCTCCGCCAGTGCGGAATCGTCTATTCGCAAAACCACATTGCCGAAACGCTGAACAAGTATCCGCAGATCGCCGCGTCGATCTTCAGGCTGTTCCGTGACATCTTCAATCCCGCTCTCAGCGAAAAGAGCCGACAGCGGAAAGTCAATGACAGCCGACAGGAGCTGCTGGATGCGCTCGTTGCCGTGCCCAGCATTGATGAAGACCGCATTCTTCGCCGCTATCTGAATGCGGTGGACGCGACGCTCAGGACGAATTTCTTCCAGAAGACCTTACATGGCGAGCCTCGCGCGATGCTCGCGTTCAAGTTCGACCCCCAGCGTTTGGAGGGGTTGCCGGAACCGCGCCCGTTCCGCGAGATCTTCGTCTATGGCGTCGAAGTGGAGGGCGTCCACCTCAGGTTCGGCAAGGTCGCACGTGGCGGGCTGCGCTGGTCCGACCGCGCGCAGGACTACCGAACGGAGGTACTGGGGCTCGTAAAGGCCCAGCAAGTCAAGAACGCCGTTATCGTGCCGGTGGGTGCCAAGGGTGGCTTCTTCCCCAAACAGCTCCCGGCGAGCGGAAGCCGCGACGAATATCTGAACGCAGGCAAGGAAGCCTACAAGACCTACGTCACAACGCTGCTGTCGATCACCGACAATATTCAGGGTGGACAGATCGTACCGCCGGACGACACGGTACGGCTTGACGACGACGACCCCTACTTCGTCGTTGCCGCCGACAAAGGCACGGCAACCTTCTCCGATACGGCAAACGCCCTTGCACGCGCGGCCGGTTTCTGGCTGGACGATGCATTCGCATCGGGCGGCTCCGCGGGTTACGACCACAAGAAGATGGGCATCACCGCACGGGGCGCCTGGGAAGCGGTCAAGCGGCATTTCCACGAGATGAACCTCGACATACAGACGACGCCGTTCACGGTCGCAGGCGTTGGCGATATGTCAGGTGACGTTTTCGGCAACGGAATGTTGCTCTCCGAAAAGATCCGCCTCGTTGCAGCATTCGACCACCGCGACATCTTTATTGATCCGAATCCGGATACAGACCTTTCCTTTGCCGAGCGCAAACGGCTGTTCGCCCTGCCGCGGTCGAGCTGGCAGGATTACGATCGCAAGGCACTTTCAAAAGGCGCGATGATCATTTCCCGCACGGTCAAATCCGTAGACCTGACGGCGGAAGCGGCCGAAGTGATCGGCCTCGAAAAAACGACCGCAACACCCTTCGAAATCATGACGGCGATCCTGAAGGCACCTGTCGATCTTCTCTGGTTCGGAGGCATCGGTACGTACATCAAGGCCGCGGGGGAAACGGACGCGGAGGTCGGCGACCGGACCAACGACGCGATCCGCGTGAACGGAAACGAAGTTCGCGCCAGGGTTATCGGCGAAGGGGCAAACCTCGGTGTGACCCAGCGCGGGCGGATTTCCTACGCTCTCAGCGGCGGGCGCCTGAATTCGGACGCGATCGATAATTCGGCAGGCGTGAATTCCTCCGACGTCGAGGTCAACATCAAGATCGCGTTGGCGCCAGCGGTGGCGGAAGATCGTCTCACTATGGCAAAGCGCGACAAGTTGCTCGCCGAGATGACCGATGAAGTCGCTTCCCTCGTTCTGCGCAACAACTACTTGCAGCCGTTGGCGATCTCGCTGACGGAGCGAAAGGGCGTTCGCAACCGGGAAGAACTGAGTCGCTTAATGGCCTCGCTCGAGGCAGCGGGACGGCTCAATCGCAAGGTCGAAACCCTGCCCGACGACAATGCGCTCGCCGAACGCTATGCCGAAGGAAAGGCATTGACCCGGCCCGAGATCGGAGTTCTGCTCTCCTATGCCAAGATCGTTCTCTTCGACTCACTGGTGGCCTCGGAGCTGCCGGATGACCCGTACTGCGCGACAACGCTCTTCAACTATTTTCCTGCCAAGATGCGCAAGACCTTTGCGGCAGAGATCGCCGGCCACCGTCTGCACAGGGAGATCATTGCCACCGTACTGGCCAATCACGTGATCAATCGCGGAGGTCCGGGCTTTGTCGTCACCACAGCAGATGCGACCGGTGTTCTTCCGGCCGATGTGGTGAAGGCGGCGCTGCTTGTCAGGGATGGTCTCGACCTGACGGATCTGTGGGCGCGCATCGATGCTTTGGATGCGAAGGTACCGGGAGAACTGCAGAACAGGCTCTACGCAGCCGTAGAAGACGTTTATACCGGCGTATCACGTCTGCTCGTCGAAACAGGCCTTTCCGCTGGCACGATCACCGAAGCGCTTGCCCGCCTCAAGTCGTCCGTCAAATCGTTGAAGCAGTCGTTTGGGACTGCGCTGCCCGAAGACCTGCGTCAAAGGCTCGACAAGGAAGTCGCCGAGCTCGTGCAGGCAGGAGCACCGGAGGATATTGCCGGCGACGTCGTTCGCCTGTCGGTCCTGTTGTTGGTGCCGGAGGTCATGCAAATTGCAGGGCGAACGGGCGCAACAATCGCACGCACGGTCAGCAGCTACTTCGCGGCCTCGGCGGCCTTCAGCATCGAACGGGTCCTCGCAGCGGCGAACCGTGTCGCCACGACCGATCATTACGAGAGCCTGTCGCTGACCCGCAGCATCCATCAGATCGGTGCGGCAAGGCGCGACATCGTGGCCGAAGCGCTGTCGCGTTACGCGAAGGAAAGGGACCCGATCGCCGCGTGGCGCCAGGCCGATCAACAGCGCATTGATCGACTTGTCACCGAGCTGGTTGCGATCACGGAGAGCGGCGACCCCAGCCTTTCGAAAATCGCAGTTGCCGCGGGTCTTCTCACCGATCTTGCGCACGGAAAGACAAGGTGA
- the pdxY gene encoding pyridoxal kinase PdxY, producing the protein MNKSPAGAVIVISSHVVRGSVGNRAAVFALETLGHPVWAVPTVVLPWHPGHGRATRLSFPDDGFDSMIEDLIDAPWTSEVSAVLTGYFGSAAQTRSVARLITTLKARNPDLLYVCDPVVGDIGGLYVPDDTAEGIRDNLVPLASIATPNRYELGWMVGSPLETNTDIIDAALSLGPARTVVTSAVPMMAGGVGNLLLSGRHALLAEHRWIDNSPNGSGDLFAAVFLSRLLSGMPDERALQLATASVYEMLARTMKRGSDELTLESDASSLVSPMALVQVRRIMHRALKPASPS; encoded by the coding sequence ATGAACAAAAGCCCGGCCGGCGCGGTGATTGTTATCTCCAGTCACGTGGTTCGGGGATCTGTCGGCAACCGTGCTGCCGTTTTTGCGCTGGAAACGCTCGGGCATCCGGTCTGGGCTGTGCCGACCGTCGTCCTGCCCTGGCATCCGGGACATGGAAGGGCGACGCGGCTTTCCTTTCCGGACGACGGCTTCGACAGCATGATCGAGGACCTGATCGACGCGCCGTGGACTTCTGAAGTGAGCGCTGTACTCACAGGCTACTTCGGAAGCGCTGCGCAGACCCGCTCCGTTGCACGCCTGATCACGACGCTTAAGGCGAGAAATCCCGACCTCCTTTATGTCTGCGATCCGGTGGTGGGGGATATAGGAGGTCTCTATGTTCCCGACGACACCGCCGAGGGAATCCGCGACAACCTGGTTCCGCTTGCGTCGATTGCAACGCCCAACCGGTACGAACTTGGCTGGATGGTGGGGAGCCCACTCGAAACCAATACGGACATCATCGATGCGGCGCTGTCTCTCGGTCCGGCGCGAACGGTGGTGACGTCGGCGGTACCGATGATGGCGGGCGGGGTCGGTAACCTTCTGCTTTCCGGCCGGCACGCCCTGCTGGCTGAGCACCGATGGATCGACAACTCGCCGAATGGCTCGGGTGATCTTTTCGCCGCGGTCTTCCTTTCTCGCCTTCTCTCTGGGATGCCCGACGAGCGCGCACTCCAACTGGCGACTGCGAGTGTTTACGAGATGCTGGCGCGGACGATGAAACGCGGGAGCGACGAGCTGACACTTGAAAGTGATGCCTCGAGCCTAGTGTCGCCGATGGCGCTTGTTCAGGTTCGACGAATTATGCACCGTGCTTTAAAGCCCGCGTCTCCTTCGTGA
- a CDS encoding carbonic anhydrase — MLRFPDSLVTGYRNFMTGRYVDERERYRVLAETGQKPQTLVIACCDSRAAPETIFGAGPGELFVVRNVANMVPPYEPDGQYHATSAALEFAVQALKVRDIIVMGHGRCGGIRAALDPNAEPLSPGDFIGKWMGLLKPAAEQIQTNSVMTAGERQTALERVSIRNSIANLKTFPCVKILEERGKLNIHGAWFDIGNGELWIMNRETRDFERLEF; from the coding sequence ATGCTGCGTTTTCCAGATTCTCTTGTTACCGGGTACCGCAACTTTATGACGGGGCGCTACGTCGATGAGCGCGAACGTTACCGTGTGCTGGCGGAGACCGGCCAGAAACCCCAGACGTTGGTGATTGCCTGTTGCGATTCTCGGGCAGCGCCAGAAACCATTTTCGGCGCGGGCCCCGGTGAGCTTTTCGTGGTGCGCAACGTTGCGAACATGGTTCCTCCATATGAGCCTGACGGTCAGTATCACGCGACGTCAGCGGCACTCGAATTCGCGGTGCAAGCGCTGAAGGTGCGTGACATCATCGTCATGGGGCATGGACGGTGCGGAGGCATTCGCGCCGCGCTCGATCCAAACGCGGAACCTCTTTCTCCCGGTGACTTCATCGGCAAGTGGATGGGGCTGCTGAAACCCGCCGCTGAGCAGATTCAGACGAACTCCGTCATGACGGCAGGCGAGCGGCAAACGGCCTTGGAGCGTGTCTCGATCCGCAATTCGATTGCGAATCTCAAGACTTTTCCGTGCGTGAAGATTCTCGAGGAGCGCGGAAAGCTCAATATTCACGGCGCCTGGTTCGACATCGGTAATGGCGAACTCTGGATCATGAACCGCGAGACGCGCGACTTCGAGCGTCTCGAGTTTTAG
- a CDS encoding lytic murein transglycosylase — MQFSKFATAAFLAMVMGGATISTASAAQCGKTSAGFSDWIQDFKQEAAAQGVSARLLDQVFATVSYNTNTIRADRGQKSFKLSFDQFMKKRGGAVIISRGKAMKKNNASLFSRIESRYGVPAGPLIAIWGMETGFGGYMGNEHTLSAVATLAYDCRRTDYFTDQLYAALQLVGRKSLALNARGAAHGEIGQTQFLPRNVVRFGADGDGDGRVDLVHSRADALASTANFLRGHGWQAGAGYQPGESNFAALQGWNAASVYQQAIAYIGAQIDGR, encoded by the coding sequence ATGCAATTCTCAAAGTTTGCCACGGCCGCTTTTCTGGCAATGGTTATGGGTGGCGCAACGATCAGCACCGCCAGCGCAGCTCAATGCGGCAAGACATCCGCAGGGTTCTCTGACTGGATTCAGGACTTCAAGCAGGAAGCGGCCGCACAAGGTGTAAGTGCAAGGTTGCTGGACCAGGTTTTCGCGACGGTCTCGTATAATACCAACACCATTCGTGCGGACCGCGGGCAGAAGAGCTTCAAGCTTTCTTTTGACCAGTTCATGAAAAAGCGCGGCGGTGCGGTTATTATTTCCCGCGGCAAGGCGATGAAAAAGAACAATGCTTCGTTGTTTTCCAGGATCGAGAGCAGATACGGGGTTCCCGCTGGTCCACTGATCGCCATCTGGGGTATGGAGACTGGCTTCGGGGGATATATGGGCAACGAGCACACGCTCTCTGCCGTCGCCACCCTTGCCTATGACTGCCGCAGAACCGACTACTTCACCGATCAGCTTTATGCCGCACTCCAGCTCGTCGGACGCAAGTCTTTGGCCCTCAATGCCAGAGGTGCCGCCCACGGCGAAATCGGCCAGACACAATTCCTGCCGCGCAATGTCGTCCGTTTCGGTGCCGACGGCGACGGAGACGGGCGCGTCGACCTTGTGCACTCACGCGCTGACGCCCTGGCTTCCACCGCCAATTTCCTGCGCGGTCACGGCTGGCAGGCCGGCGCGGGATATCAACCGGGCGAGTCGAATTTCGCCGCGCTCCAAGGCTGGAACGCGGCATCAGTTTACCAACAGGCCATTGCCTATATCGGGGCACAGATCGACGGGCGGTAA
- a CDS encoding aspartate-semialdehyde dehydrogenase, translating to MGFKIAVVGATGNVGREMLGILAERGFPADEVVALASARSQGTEVSFGDKTLKVQNLENYDFSDTDICLMSAGGTISQKWSPKIGAQGCVVIDNSSAWRYDADVPLIVPEVNPDAVVDFKKRNIIANPNCSTAQLVVALKPLHDAAKIKRVVVSTYQSVSGAGKEGMDELFSQTRAVFVADPIEAKKFTKRIAFNVIPHIDVFMEDGYTKEEWKVLAETKKMLDPAIKVTCTAVRVPVFIGHSESVNIEFENEITADQARDILREAPGCLVVDKHENGGYVTPVECAGEDATYISRIREDATVENGLNMWVVSDNLRKGAALNAVQIAELLVNRGLIKPKNAEK from the coding sequence ATGGGTTTCAAGATTGCAGTTGTAGGTGCCACCGGCAATGTGGGGCGAGAAATGCTCGGCATTCTCGCTGAGCGCGGATTTCCGGCGGACGAGGTTGTTGCACTCGCATCGGCCCGCTCGCAGGGCACGGAGGTATCCTTTGGCGATAAGACGCTGAAGGTACAGAACCTCGAGAACTACGATTTCTCCGACACGGATATCTGCCTCATGTCGGCAGGCGGGACGATTTCGCAGAAATGGTCGCCGAAGATCGGAGCCCAGGGCTGCGTTGTCATCGACAACTCGTCTGCATGGCGCTACGACGCCGATGTTCCGCTGATTGTACCGGAAGTAAACCCGGACGCCGTTGTCGATTTCAAGAAGCGTAACATCATTGCGAATCCGAACTGCTCGACCGCCCAGCTGGTGGTCGCCCTGAAGCCACTTCACGACGCGGCAAAGATAAAGCGAGTGGTCGTATCCACCTACCAGTCGGTATCGGGCGCCGGCAAGGAGGGAATGGACGAACTCTTCAGCCAGACCCGCGCCGTTTTCGTCGCCGATCCGATCGAAGCGAAGAAATTCACGAAGCGCATTGCCTTCAACGTCATTCCGCACATCGACGTTTTCATGGAAGACGGCTACACCAAGGAAGAATGGAAGGTTCTCGCCGAAACCAAGAAGATGCTTGATCCCGCGATCAAGGTCACTTGCACCGCGGTCCGCGTCCCCGTGTTCATCGGACATTCGGAGTCGGTGAACATCGAGTTCGAGAACGAAATCACGGCCGATCAGGCCCGCGACATCCTTCGCGAAGCCCCCGGCTGCCTCGTTGTCGACAAGCACGAGAACGGCGGTTACGTCACGCCGGTCGAGTGTGCCGGCGAAGATGCGACTTATATCTCCCGTATTCGCGAGGACGCGACGGTCGAGAATGGCCTCAACATGTGGGTCGTGTCCGACAATCTCCGCAAGGGCGCAGCACTCAACGCGGTGCAGATCGCAGAACTGCTCGTCAATCGAGGCCTGATAAAGCCAAAGAACGCAGAAAAATAG
- a CDS encoding GNAT family N-acetyltransferase, whose amino-acid sequence MSFILRETESTDLSSIAAIYADAVLTGTASYELVPPTAEEMASRFAAITGQGYPHIAATDQVGTVLGYAYASAFRTRPAYRWLVEDSIYLAPEAQGRGIGKALLRELIGRCTALGFRQMVAVIGGASPASVRLHAVCGFQMTGTLIGTGFKHGRWLDTVLMQLPLGEGNATAPDEMSYPGSLFSG is encoded by the coding sequence ATGTCTTTCATTCTGCGTGAAACCGAGTCGACGGATCTCTCATCGATAGCTGCGATCTATGCCGACGCTGTGCTCACTGGCACCGCCAGCTACGAACTTGTTCCGCCGACAGCGGAGGAAATGGCCTCGCGCTTCGCCGCGATAACCGGGCAGGGATACCCGCATATCGCCGCCACCGATCAGGTGGGCACGGTTCTCGGATACGCGTATGCGTCCGCGTTCCGCACCCGGCCCGCATACCGGTGGCTCGTCGAGGATTCGATCTATCTGGCGCCGGAAGCTCAAGGCCGGGGGATCGGCAAAGCGTTGTTGAGAGAACTGATCGGGCGCTGCACGGCACTCGGCTTCCGACAAATGGTCGCTGTCATTGGCGGTGCGAGTCCCGCCTCTGTTCGCCTCCATGCCGTGTGCGGTTTCCAAATGACAGGCACACTGATCGGGACAGGCTTCAAGCACGGTCGGTGGCTCGACACCGTTCTCATGCAACTGCCTCTTGGTGAAGGCAATGCAACGGCGCCGGACGAGATGTCTTACCCGGGATCTCTGTTTTCAGGCTAG
- a CDS encoding DUF2794 domain-containing protein codes for MSDQPDSPRTDSPQASHSAPIVSLQDYRQSRDPLPVTFHRKELDSILWIYGRMVGEGEWRDYAIDHLKDRAVFSVFKRSGELPLYRIEKDPKLAAKQGAYSVIHTSGRVLKRGHELAQVLKIFDKKLKLVE; via the coding sequence ATGAGCGATCAGCCGGATTCGCCGCGCACGGACTCACCGCAGGCAAGCCATTCGGCGCCTATCGTCAGCCTACAGGACTACCGCCAGAGCCGTGATCCGCTTCCGGTCACCTTCCACCGCAAAGAGCTCGATTCAATCCTCTGGATTTATGGACGCATGGTGGGCGAGGGCGAATGGCGTGACTACGCGATCGACCATCTGAAGGACAGGGCCGTCTTCTCAGTGTTCAAGAGGTCCGGCGAACTGCCACTTTATCGCATCGAAAAAGATCCGAAGCTTGCCGCCAAACAGGGCGCCTATTCGGTGATTCACACCAGCGGCCGGGTGCTCAAGCGCGGACACGAACTGGCACAGGTTCTCAAGATCTTCGACAAGAAACTGAAGCTGGTCGAATAG
- a CDS encoding DUF1223 domain-containing protein, with translation MTSIVFARCVLVCLTFTGTSAEAQDAVVPRGVIELFTSQGCSSCPPADEAFEKLVRKGDIVALAYHVDYWNYLGWNDTLATPENTGRQYAYARSLGRSGVYTPQAVLNGRDHLKGTDADEVTRKLDGMRQQGLGLSVAVRAARKNEELTITVGRGQGKADVVIVYFRRKEIVDVLKGENVGKKVAYWNSVTDVQTVGMWEGNELHLVLPAKVMAKDSNDGCAVLLQTSSDEGEPSAILGATMIIGNDGT, from the coding sequence ATGACCTCGATTGTGTTCGCCCGCTGTGTCCTGGTTTGCCTGACTTTTACCGGCACCTCCGCAGAGGCCCAGGACGCCGTAGTGCCCCGAGGAGTTATTGAGCTCTTCACCTCGCAGGGCTGCAGTTCCTGCCCCCCGGCCGACGAAGCGTTCGAGAAACTCGTGCGGAAGGGCGATATCGTAGCGCTCGCCTATCACGTCGACTACTGGAATTATCTCGGCTGGAACGATACGCTGGCCACGCCTGAAAATACCGGACGCCAATACGCTTATGCCCGCAGTCTGGGACGTAGCGGCGTCTACACGCCGCAAGCCGTTCTCAATGGCCGCGATCATCTGAAAGGTACTGATGCGGACGAGGTTACGCGCAAGCTGGACGGAATGCGGCAACAGGGGCTCGGTCTTTCGGTGGCCGTCCGCGCAGCGCGCAAGAACGAAGAATTGACGATTACTGTCGGCAGAGGGCAGGGAAAGGCAGACGTCGTCATTGTCTACTTCCGCCGGAAGGAGATCGTCGATGTTCTGAAAGGCGAGAACGTCGGTAAGAAAGTCGCCTATTGGAACAGCGTCACCGACGTTCAGACGGTCGGAATGTGGGAGGGAAACGAACTGCACCTCGTGCTGCCGGCCAAAGTCATGGCAAAGGACAGTAACGACGGTTGCGCCGTCCTACTTCAGACTTCGAGTGATGAAGGAGAGCCGTCCGCCATTCTCGGCGCGACGATGATCATCGGCAACGATGGCACCTAG
- the ccmB gene encoding heme exporter protein CcmB yields MMALFLRDLKLSVRAGGGALIGVLFFMTVVAVIPFGVGPDLNLLSRIGPAIVWIGALLSALLGLDRLFQAERDDGSLDLMLMQESPLVVTVFVKCLAHWTATSLPLVIASPLLGLFMNMNEIAIGAVMLTLLVGSPAITFIGAAGAAVAVALPRGGLLVSILVLPLAIPVLIFGVSASYAAVEDPAPFMPPFLFLIAIVLFFAVIGPVAAAVALRNASD; encoded by the coding sequence ATGATGGCGCTCTTCCTGCGTGATCTCAAGCTTTCCGTCCGGGCCGGTGGCGGCGCGCTGATCGGTGTGCTGTTTTTCATGACGGTCGTCGCCGTGATCCCGTTCGGCGTTGGACCTGATCTCAACCTGCTTTCGCGTATCGGACCGGCAATCGTCTGGATCGGCGCCCTTTTGTCTGCTTTGCTCGGGCTTGACCGGCTTTTCCAGGCCGAGCGCGACGACGGATCGCTGGACCTGATGCTGATGCAGGAGTCACCTCTGGTCGTGACGGTTTTCGTGAAGTGTTTGGCGCATTGGACTGCGACGAGCCTGCCGCTCGTCATCGCCTCGCCTTTGCTTGGCCTTTTCATGAACATGAACGAGATCGCGATCGGGGCGGTGATGCTGACCCTGCTCGTCGGTTCGCCCGCCATCACGTTTATCGGTGCGGCAGGTGCGGCTGTGGCCGTGGCGCTTCCGCGCGGTGGCCTGCTCGTGTCCATCCTCGTACTTCCGCTTGCCATTCCCGTGTTGATCTTTGGCGTCAGCGCGTCCTATGCCGCGGTCGAGGACCCCGCCCCATTTATGCCGCCCTTTCTCTTTTTGATTGCGATCGTACTCTTCTTCGCCGTGATCGGCCCTGTGGCCGCTGCCGTCGCCTTGCGCAACGCCTCGGATTGA